The nucleotide sequence CGCCCCAGCGGGCCCGCCGGTCCGCGGCGGTACGCAGCCCGCCGAAGCTCGTCGTCGAGTCGACCAGCGTGCTGCGCGCCAGGAAGTCCGAGACGGCGTGCACGTCGGGCAGGGTGAACCGCAGGACGCCGTTCCAGCGGCGCATCTGGGTGCGCGCCAGCAGGTGCGCCGGGTCGTCGGCCAGCCCGGGCCAGCGGACGTCGCGCACCGTGGGGTGCTCGCGCAGCGCCACCGCGAGCGCCCGGGCGTTCTCCGCCTGCCGGGCCAGCCGCAGGTCCAGGGTGCCGAGCCCGCGCAGCGCCAGCCAGGTCTCCATCGGGCCGGGGATCGCGCCGCCCCGGGTCCGGGCGGCCCGGATCCGCTCGGCGTGCACCGGATCGGCGGCGCTGACGTGTCCGAGCAGCAGGTCCCCGTGCCCGGACAGCGCCTTGGTGTCCGAGGCGACCACCAGGTCCGCGCCGAGTGCGATCGGCTGCTGTCCCAGCGGTGTGCAGGTCGTGTTGTCGACCGCGACGACCGCACCGATCCGGTGCGCGGCGGCCGCGATCGCGGCCACGTCGCACACCTCCAGGCCCGGGTTGGACGGCGTCTCCAGCAGCACCAGCCCCGGCCGCGACTCCTCGATCGCCGCGATCCAGTCCCCGGCGGTCGCGCAGTACGCGACGCCGACACCCAGCGGCGCCAGCTCCTCGTCGGCCAGCGCGCGGGCCACGTAGTAGCCGTCCGAGGGGAGCAGCACGCCGCGATCCGGCCCGGTGAAACCGCGCAACACCGCCGCGATCGCCGCCATCCCGCTCGGGAACACGACGCACGGCCCGCCGTCGAGCGCGCCGACGGCGGCCTCGAACTCGCGCCACGTCGGGTTGTCCGCGCGGGCGTAGAAGTCGGCGCCCGGTTCTGCCTGCTCCGGCCGCCCGAGGTGGAAGGTGCTGGTCAGCACCGGCCCGCGGTGCACGGGGGCCCCGACCTCCGGTGCGCCGTGCCCACCGCCCCGCACACACCTGGTCCCGTCGCCGTTCATCGGACGCAACGCTACTCGGGCTTCGGCGCCCGCGAGATCAGTTCCTTCGCCATCTGCGGCGCCGTCATCCCCTCGTGGCACACCCGGCGCACCGCGTCCGCGATCGGCAGCTCGACACCGTTCCGCTCGCCCAGCTCGCAGATCGACAGGCAGGACTTGACGCCCTCGGCGACCTGCCCGTGGTTGGCCTGCTCGGCCTCGGCGAGTGTCGCGCCGCGGCCGATCTGCTCGCCGAAGGTGCGGTTGCGCGACAGCGGCGACGAGCAGGTCGCCACCAGGTCGCCCATCCCGGCGAGTCCGGCGAAGGTCAGCGGCGACGCCCCCAGTGCCATCCCCAGCCGGGACATCTCGGCCAGCCCGCGGGTGATCAGCGACGCCCGCGAGTTGTCACCGAGCCCCATCCCGGACGCGACGCCCACCGCCAGCGCGATCACGTTCTTGCCGGCGCCCCCCAGCTCTGCGCCGATCACGTCGGTATTGGTGTAGGCGCGGAAGTAGCCGGTCGCGCACGCCGTCTGCAGGGCCACGGCGCGGCTGTGGTCGGCGCAGGCGATCACGGTGGCGGTCGGCTGCTCGTGTGCGATCTCGGCGGCCAGGTTCGGCCCGGAGACCACGGCGAGCCGGTCCACACCGACGCCGGTGACGTCGTCGATCACCTCGGTCATCCGCTTCAGGGTGCCCAGCTCGACGCCTTTGGCCAGGCTGGTCAGCGTCACCCCGTCCGGGATCAGATCGCGCCAGCGCTCCAGGTTGGCGCGCAGCGACTGCGACGGCACCGCCAGCACCACCGCGTCGACCCCGTCGAGGGCCTCCGCCGGGTCGGCGGTGGCGCGCAGCCGGTCCGGCAGCTCGACGCCGGGCAGGTAGTCCGGGTTCTGCCGGGTCCGGTTGACGGTCTCGGCCACCTCGCTGCGACGGGCCCACAGCCGCACCTCGCGACCGGCGTCGCCGAGCACCTTCGCGAACGAGGTGCCCCAGCTCCCGGCACCGAGCACCGCGACCCGGACGATGTCGTGCACGGGCTCGTTCACCGGACGCTCGCCCACGCTCATCGCCCGGCCTCCCGCTCCGGCCCGCGCCGGAAGAACTCGGCCGGTGCGGGCTCGTCGCGCACCTGCGCCAGCAGGTCCCGCACCCGGCTCATGATCAGGTCGGTGACCTCGCGCAGCACGCCGGCGTCGACCGGGCGTCCGCGGTAGGCGGACAGGTCCACCGGTTCCCCGGCCCGCAGCACCAGCTCGGTGCGCGGCAGCGGCCGGAAGCGCTTGCCGTAGTGGTCGTAGACCTCCCGGGTGCCCCAGTGCACCATCGGGACGATCGGCACGTCCGAGGCGAGTGCCATCCGGGCGACACCGGTCCGCGAGCGCATCGGCCAGCCGTCCGGGTCCCGGGTGATCGTGCCCTCCGGGTAGATGATGACGATCTTGCCGTCGGCGAGTGCCTGGGTGCCCGCCGCGAGACTCTGCTGGGCGTCGGCGGTGTCGCGGAAGACCGGGATCTGCCCGCTGCCGCGCAGGATCGACCCGAGCACCGGGACGTCCCACAGGCTGTTCTTGGCCATGAACCGCGGCACCCGGCGCGCGGTGTGCACGAACAGCGCCGTGTGGATCGGGTCCAGGTGGGAGATGTGGTTCCCGACCAGCAGCGCGCCACCGGTCGCGGGCAGGTGCTCGCGGCCCTCGTAGCGCTGCCGGCCGGTCAGCCATCCCAGCGGGTAGAACACGGTCGCGGCGAGCCCGACCCAGAATCCGCCCTTCTCGCGGGCCACCGGCGGCCTCCTCACACCCGCCTCGAGGCGGGGTCGTCAGCGGTCCCGGACCGCGAGTGATCCGGATCGTCGGGGTGGAGTCTCCCCACAACGGGCCGTCCCGGTAAACCCACCCCCCGTTCGGGCACACCCCGGTTCACCCCGCCCGGCCCGGTCCCGTGACTCCTCCGTGACGCGCGATCGACCTCCGAGGTGCGACGATGGTCCGCGTGACCCTGCGGGTGGACCTGGTCGTGCCGGTGAAACCGTTGCCCAAGGCCAAGACCAGGCTGCGCGGCGCCGCCGACGGTGGCGTCGGCGAGCTCGGCGCGCACCAGCGGCTCGCGCTGGCGCTGGCCCGCGACACGGTCGCCGCCGCCGTCGGCGCGACGACGGTCCGCCGGGTGCTGGTGATCTCGTCCGATCCGGCCGTCGCGATGGAGGTCGGCGCGCTCGGCGTCGAGGTCGTCACCGATCCCGGCCGCGGGCTGAACGGGGCGCTGCGGCACGGTGCTGCGCTGCTGCGCTCACGCGACGACGACGTGATGATCGGCGCGCTGCAGGCCGACCTGCCTGCGCTGCGCCCCGCCGAGCTCGACGACGCCGTCACCACCGCTGCCCGGCTGTTCGGCTCGGGCGAGCACCGGGCGTTCCAGCCCGACGCCCCCGGTGAGGGCACCACCCTGCTGCTCGTCGCCCCCGGCCACCGGCTCGATCCGCACTTCGGCGGCGCCTCGGCGGCGGCGCACCGCGAATCCGGGGCGGTCGTGCTGCCCGGTGTGCGGCCCGGCCTGCGCCGCGACGTCGACACCGTCACCGATCTCGACGACGCCGTCCGCCTCGGCGTCGGGGAGTGGACCCGGGCGGTGATCGACGCCCGGGACAGGTTGCCGCAGGCCGGAGCGTCCGGCAGGCCGCTGCCCGGGGCACTGCGCTGCCCGAAGGTGTGACACATCTCCGATCGCGGCACCGGGAATTCACCGACACCGGTGGTGTCTCCCTTGGCCGACCCGAGCGGCGTACGAAACAATCGCCGGGTGAGTGACGACGCGGCAGCACCGAACGGGCGGAACGGCTCGTCCCAGCACGGCGGCCCCGCCCACTCCGGGGCCCGGCCGGGTGCCCGGCGGGCCCCGCGTCCCGCGTCCCGCCGGGTGCACACCGCGAACCGCGCCGTCGCCGACCAGGTGAGCCCGGAGCAGCCGGTAGCGGCCGAGATCCCGGCCCAGCAGACCCCCGCACCGCCGGCGGCGCCGACCCCGCAGCCCGGTGCCGCCCCGATCGCGCCGCCCGCCGGGGCGACCACGCCGGCGTCGTCGGTGCCGGACGTGCTGCCCGAGGACCGCTACCTCAATCGCGAGCTGTCCTGGCTCGACTTCAACGCCCGGGTGCTGGCACTCGCCGAGGACTCCAGCCAGCCGCTGCTCGAACGCGCCAAGTTCCTGGCCATCTTCGCCTCCAACCTGGACGAGTTCTACATGGTCCGGGTGGCCGGCCTGAAGCGCCGCGACGAGACCGGCCTGAGCGTGCGCAGCGCCGACGGTCTCACCCCGCGCCAGCAGCTGGCCCGGATCACCGAGCGGTCCCGGGCACTGTCCCGGGCACACGCCGAGGTGTTCATGGAGGAGCTGCGGCCCGAGCTGGCATCGGCGGGCGTGCACATCAGGGCCTGGGACGATCTGACCGACGCCGAGCGGCTGCGGCTGAGTGACTACTTCTCCGAGTCGGTCTTCCCGGTGCTGACACCGCTCGCCGTGGACCCGGCGCACCCGTTCCCCTACATCTCCGGGCTGTCGCTGAACCTGGCGGTCACCGTCCGCGACCCGGAGGGCCGGACCGAGCGCTTCGCCCGGGTGAAGGTCCCGAACAACGTGCCACGCCTGGTGACCGTCGACCCGCCGAACACCGACACCCGCGCCGGCAACCGCACCGTCACGTTCCTGCCGATCGAGGACCTCATCGCGGCGCACCTCGGTGACCTGTTCACCGGCATGGACGTCGCCGAGGTCCATCCGTTCCGGGTCACCCGCAACGCCGACCTGGAGGTCGAGGAGGACCGCGACGAGGACCTGCTGCAGGCCCTCGAACGCGAGCTGGCCCGTCGCCGGTTCGGGCCGCCGGTCCGGCTCGAGGTGCTCGACACGATGTCCGAGCACGTCCTGGAGCTGCTGCTGCGCGAGCTCGACGTGGACCCGAACGACGTCGTCACGGTGCCCGGGCTGCTCGACCTGACCGGACTCTGGCAGGTGCACGGGGTCAATCGGCCGGATCTGAAGGACGAGCCGTTCCGTCCGGCCACGCACCCGGCGTTCGCCGAGCGGGAGACGCCGCGCAGCGTGTTCGCGACGCTGCGCGAGGGCGACGTGCTGGTGCACCACCCCTACGACTCGTTCTCGACGTCGGTGCAGCGGTTCATAGAGCAGGCAGCCGCCGACCCGGGCGTGCTGGCGATCAAGCAGACGCTGTACCGGACCTCCGGCGACTCGCCGATCGTGAACGCACTGATCGACGCCGCCGAGGCCGGCAAGCAGGTCGTCGCGCTGGTCGAGATCAAGGCCCGGTTCGACGAGCAGGCCAACATCCGCTGGGCCCGCCAGCTGGAGAAGGCCGGCGTGCACGTCGTCTACGGGCTGGTCGGGCTCAAGACGCACTGCAAGACGGCGCTGGTCGTCCGGCAGGAGGGCTCGGAGATCCGCCGCTACTGCCACATCGGCACCGGCAACTACAACCCGAAGACGGCGCGGCTCTACGAGGACATCGGCGTGCTCACCGCCGATCCGACGATCGGCGCCGACCTCACCGACCTGTTCAACTCGCTGACCGGCTACTCCCGGCAGACCTCGTACCGCAGCCTGCTCGTCGCGCCCTACGGCGTGCGCCGCGGCATCGTGCGCCGGATCGACGACGAGATCGAGGCGCACCACTCCGGCGAGCCCGGCGCACGCGTCCGGATCAAGGTGAACTCGCTGGTCGACGAGGCCGTGATCGATGCCTGCTACCGGGCGTCGCAGGCCGGGGTGCCGGTCGACATCGTGGTCCGCGGCATCTGCGCGATGATCCCGGGGCGGCCGGGGCTGTCGGAGAACGTGACGATCCGCTCGCTGCTCGGGCCGTTCCTGGAACACTCCCGGGTGCTGCACTTCGGTGCCGCCGACGAGTACTGGATCGGCTCGGCGGACATGATGCACCGCAACCTCGATCGTCGCGTCGAGGTGATGCTGCGGGTGACCGATCCGAAGCTGGCCGGCCAGCTCGGGGGCATGTTCGACTCCTGCCTCGATCCGGCCACCCGATGCTGGACGCTCGGGCCGGACGGGGTCTGGTCGCCGTCACCGGCGCCCGGGTCGTCCAACATCCGGGTCCGCGACCACCAGGTCGAGATGATGAACTCGCGCCGCGGCTCGGCCGAGGACTGACCGGCCGATGACGTTCCTCAGCCGGCTGCGCACCGACGGCGCCGAGGTCGACCCGGCGGGCCTCGCCGACGTCGTCGCCGCCGGGACGGTCCCCTACCGGCGGCTGCCCGGCGGCGAACTGCAGATCGCCCTGGTGCACCGGCCGCGCTACGACGACTGGACGCTGCCCAAAGGGCATCAGGATCCGGGCGAGTCGCTGACGGCGACCGCGCTCCGCGAGACCACCGAGGAGGCCCGGCTGGACTGCCGGCTCGGTGCGCGGCTCGGACACACCACCTATCAGGTGCCCGGCCGTGGCCGGAAGGTCGTGCACTACTGGGCGGCCGAGGCGGTCGGCGACCACGGCTTCACCGCCAACGACGAGACCGACGCGCTGCGGTGGGTCTCCCCCGCCGAGGCGACGGCGCAGCTCACCCACGGGCACGACAAGAGGCTGGTGACCCGGCTCGCCGCCGCCGGGGTGCCGTCGTCGACGGTGGTGCTGGTGCGGCATGCGAAGGCCGGCAGCCGCACCGCCTGGGAGGGCGACGACGACCTGCGCCCGCTGTCCGGGACCGGGCACACCCAGGCCGGCAAGCTCGCCGGGTTCCTGCCCCGGTTCGGCCCGGACCGGCTGTTCACGGCGCCGCCGTTGCGCTGCGGGCAGACCGTCGCACCGTTCGCCGGGAAGAGCGGACTGGGCTCCGGCCGGGCCGACGACCTCCCGGTCGAGCCGCTGGTCGGCGAGAACGGCTACTGGGACGATCCCGACGCCGGGCGTGCCCGGTTCCGCGCGCTGGCCGCGCAGCCCGGGGTGACGCTGATCAGCAGCCAGGGCGGGGTGATCCCGGACGTCGTGGCGGAGCTCCTCGCCGGGGCCGGCGTCGGTGGCAGCGGCGTCGGTGGCAGCGGCGGTAGCGGCGCCGGCGGCCCTGGCAGCAGCAGTGGCAGCAGCGGCGGCGTCGAGGTCCCCTCGCACAAGGCGAGCACCTGGCTGCTGGGCTTCGACACCGAGATGAACCTGCTGTTCGCCGACTACTACCGCCGCCCCTCCCCCTGATCTTCCGAGCGGCACACCAGAGCTGTCCAGGCGGCCCGCCGCAGCTCTGCTGTACCTCTCACCGCCGATCGGTGTGCAGGTGCGAAGGGTGTGGCGGATCGGGGCGTGCGGGCGGGTGCGGGGCGCGAGGCTGCCCGGATGGAACCGTTCCGCGGGAGCGTGGCCGTCGCCCGCGGCAGGCTGACGAAGGGGATGTTGCGCGGTCCGGGTTTCCGGCGGCTCTTCCCGGACGTCTACGTGCACGCGTCCGTGCAGGTCACGTCGCTCGTGCTGGCCAGGGCGGCGGCGTTGGTCGCCGACCGGGCCGGCGGCGTCGCGGCCGGGTTCTCCGCCGCCGAACTGCTGGGAGCCTCCTGCGGGCCGCTGCAGGCGCCGGCCGAGGTCCTCGCGCCCGGGCGGATCCGGTCGCGCAACGATCTCGTCGCCCGCCGGGGTGAGGTCACCGGTTCCGGGCTCGCCGACGGCGCGAGAGTCACCTCACCGCTGCGCACCGCCTGGGACCTGGTGCGACGGCTCGGGCAGGTCGACGCCGTCGTCGCGCTCGACGCACTCGCGGCCCGCCGGGACCGACCCACCTTCGTCCCGCACCCACCGGGGGTGCCGCCACATCCCGACCTGATCGCGCTGTCCCGGCTGCGGTCCCGCAGCCTCGGGTTCGCCCCGGACGACCTGCTGCGGTGGCGGGACACCCATCCGGGCGCGCGGGGCTGCGCCGGGCTCGACCGGATCGTCGCACTGGCGGATCCACGCGCGGAGTCACCGCCGGAGACCAGGCTGCGGCTGCTCCTCGTCCTGGCGGGGATGCCCGCACCGCAGGTGCAGTACCGGCTCGCCGTCGAGGGCCGGACGGTCCGCTTCGACCTCGCCTACCCGGAGGCGCTGCTGGCGATCGAGTACGACGGCAGCGACCACGACGACCCTCTGGACCGCGCCCGGGACGTCCGCACCTCGGCGCTGGGCTGGCACACCCTGCGGATCACCGCCGCCGACCTCACCCGCACCCCCGACCGGACCCTCACCGTGATCCGCACCCTCCACCAGCGCCGCAGCCAAATGCTGCGCGCCGAGAGGCACACCAGCGCCCCCCGACCATGATCACACCGCTCTCACGTACCCCTCGGCAACCGTGCCCGAGGGGTGAGTTGGTGAGGGGTTACTGCGCGGGGGGCTTCTTGGCGGCAGGCTTCTTCGCCGTGGGCTTCGCTGCGGCAGACGTCGCAGCGCGGGACGTTGCAGCGCGGGACGTTGCGGCTGTGGGCTTCGCGGCACCGGACTTCGTGGCCGCGGGCTTCGCGCCGGACGTCGCAGTGCCCGACTGTGCAGCGGCGGGCTTCGCAGCGCCGGACTTCGCGGCCGCGGGCTTCGCAGCGCCGGACTTCGCGGCCGCGGGCTTCGCAGCGCCGGACTTCGCGGCACCCGACTTTGCAGCGCCGGGCTTCGCGCCACCGGACTTCGCAGCGGCAGTTCTCGCAGCGGCAGGCTTCGTGGCGGCGGGCTTCGCCGGGGCCGCGACCCCGGCGGAGGCCGCGCGCTCGCGCGGGGCGCGCCGGGGGGCGCTCGTCGCGCCCGCGGCGGCGGCCTCGCTCGCGGCCACCCGGTCCTTGAAGGCGGCACCCGGCCGGAACGCCGGGACGATCGTCTCCCCCACCGGGACGGTCTCCCCGGTCCGCGGGTTGCGTGCGGTCCGGGGCGCGCGCCGGCGTGGCTCGAACACGCCGAACCCGGTCAGCGTGACCGAGCCGCCCGAACCGACGGTGTCCACGATGACGTCGACCATCGCATCCACCGCGGCGGAGGCGGCCCGACGGTCACCGAGCCGGGCGGTCAGCGCATCGACGAGCTGAGCCTTGTTCATGGTCACGAACGGTAGGGCTACGGCCCTGCCCTGCACCAGATCTGAGAGCGAGTCGAGGTCGCATACCCGCCGATCGGACAGGTCCGAACGGGTGATCGAAAACCGTCCGGCGAACGGCTGCGACCACCCGCAGCGACCTCACACGGTGGTGCGGGGCATCCGATCGGGCCGGGTTCCCTCGAACGCAGTGATCGCGTCCTCGTGACGCAGGGTCAGCCCGATGTCGTCGAGCCCCTCGAGCAGCCGCCACCGGGCGTAGTCGTCGATCGTGAAGGCGACGGTCAGGTCGCCCGCCTGCACCGAACGCTCCCGGAGGTCGACGGCCACCTGGGTGCCCGGCTCGTTCTCCAGCTTCTTCCAGATCAGCTCGACGTCCGGCTGTTCCACCTGGGCCGCAACGAGACCGGCCTTGGCCGAGTTGCCGCGGAAGATGTCGGCGAAGCGGGACGAGATCACGACCCGGAAGCCGTAGTCCATCAGCGCCCAGACGGCGTGCTCCCGGGACGACCCGGTGCCGAAGTCCGGCCCCGCGACGAGCACCGAGCCACGGTCGAACGGCTCGTTGTTCAGCACGAACGACGGGTCCTGTCGCCAGGCGGAGAACAGGCCGTCGTCGAAACCGGTGCGGGTGACCCGCTTCAGGTAGACGGCCGGGATGATCTGGTCGGTGTCCACGTTGGACCAGCGCAGCGGTACGCCGATCCCGGTGTGGGAGTCGAACTTCTCCATCAGTCCAGGTCCTCCGGGCTCGACAGGGTGCCGCGGATCGCGGTCGCGGCCGCGACCAGCGGCGAGACGAGGTGGGTGCGGCCGCCCTTGCCCTGCCGCCCCTCGAAGTTGCGGTTCGACGTCGACGCGCAGCGCTCACCCGGAGCGAGCTGGTCCGGGTTCATGCCCAGGCACATCGAGCAGCCCGCGGAGCGCCACTCGGCGCCGGCGCTGGTGAAGATCTCGTGCAGGCCCTCCTCCTCGGC is from Pseudonocardia autotrophica and encodes:
- the cofC gene encoding 2-phospho-L-lactate guanylyltransferase, which produces MVRVTLRVDLVVPVKPLPKAKTRLRGAADGGVGELGAHQRLALALARDTVAAAVGATTVRRVLVISSDPAVAMEVGALGVEVVTDPGRGLNGALRHGAALLRSRDDDVMIGALQADLPALRPAELDDAVTTAARLFGSGEHRAFQPDAPGEGTTLLLVAPGHRLDPHFGGASAAAHRESGAVVLPGVRPGLRRDVDTVTDLDDAVRLGVGEWTRAVIDARDRLPQAGASGRPLPGALRCPKV
- a CDS encoding RNA degradosome polyphosphate kinase gives rise to the protein MSDDAAAPNGRNGSSQHGGPAHSGARPGARRAPRPASRRVHTANRAVADQVSPEQPVAAEIPAQQTPAPPAAPTPQPGAAPIAPPAGATTPASSVPDVLPEDRYLNRELSWLDFNARVLALAEDSSQPLLERAKFLAIFASNLDEFYMVRVAGLKRRDETGLSVRSADGLTPRQQLARITERSRALSRAHAEVFMEELRPELASAGVHIRAWDDLTDAERLRLSDYFSESVFPVLTPLAVDPAHPFPYISGLSLNLAVTVRDPEGRTERFARVKVPNNVPRLVTVDPPNTDTRAGNRTVTFLPIEDLIAAHLGDLFTGMDVAEVHPFRVTRNADLEVEEDRDEDLLQALERELARRRFGPPVRLEVLDTMSEHVLELLLRELDVDPNDVVTVPGLLDLTGLWQVHGVNRPDLKDEPFRPATHPAFAERETPRSVFATLREGDVLVHHPYDSFSTSVQRFIEQAAADPGVLAIKQTLYRTSGDSPIVNALIDAAEAGKQVVALVEIKARFDEQANIRWARQLEKAGVHVVYGLVGLKTHCKTALVVRQEGSEIRRYCHIGTGNYNPKTARLYEDIGVLTADPTIGADLTDLFNSLTGYSRQTSYRSLLVAPYGVRRGIVRRIDDEIEAHHSGEPGARVRIKVNSLVDEAVIDACYRASQAGVPVDIVVRGICAMIPGRPGLSENVTIRSLLGPFLEHSRVLHFGAADEYWIGSADMMHRNLDRRVEVMLRVTDPKLAGQLGGMFDSCLDPATRCWTLGPDGVWSPSPAPGSSNIRVRDHQVEMMNSRRGSAED
- a CDS encoding lysophospholipid acyltransferase family protein encodes the protein MAREKGGFWVGLAATVFYPLGWLTGRQRYEGREHLPATGGALLVGNHISHLDPIHTALFVHTARRVPRFMAKNSLWDVPVLGSILRGSGQIPVFRDTADAQQSLAAGTQALADGKIVIIYPEGTITRDPDGWPMRSRTGVARMALASDVPIVPMVHWGTREVYDHYGKRFRPLPRTELVLRAGEPVDLSAYRGRPVDAGVLREVTDLIMSRVRDLLAQVRDEPAPAEFFRRGPEREAGR
- a CDS encoding endonuclease domain-containing protein, encoding MEPFRGSVAVARGRLTKGMLRGPGFRRLFPDVYVHASVQVTSLVLARAAALVADRAGGVAAGFSAAELLGASCGPLQAPAEVLAPGRIRSRNDLVARRGEVTGSGLADGARVTSPLRTAWDLVRRLGQVDAVVALDALAARRDRPTFVPHPPGVPPHPDLIALSRLRSRSLGFAPDDLLRWRDTHPGARGCAGLDRIVALADPRAESPPETRLRLLLVLAGMPAPQVQYRLAVEGRTVRFDLAYPEALLAIEYDGSDHDDPLDRARDVRTSALGWHTLRITAADLTRTPDRTLTVIRTLHQRRSQMLRAERHTSAPRP
- a CDS encoding HU family DNA-binding protein, translated to MNKAQLVDALTARLGDRRAASAAVDAMVDVIVDTVGSGGSVTLTGFGVFEPRRRAPRTARNPRTGETVPVGETIVPAFRPGAAFKDRVAASEAAAAGATSAPRRAPRERAASAGVAAPAKPAATKPAAARTAAAKSGGAKPGAAKSGAAKSGAAKPAAAKSGAAKPAAAKSGAAKPAAAQSGTATSGAKPAATKSGAAKPTAATSRAATSRAATSAAAKPTAKKPAAKKPPAQ
- a CDS encoding cystathionine gamma-lyase, with amino-acid sequence MNGDGTRCVRGGGHGAPEVGAPVHRGPVLTSTFHLGRPEQAEPGADFYARADNPTWREFEAAVGALDGGPCVVFPSGMAAIAAVLRGFTGPDRGVLLPSDGYYVARALADEELAPLGVGVAYCATAGDWIAAIEESRPGLVLLETPSNPGLEVCDVAAIAAAAHRIGAVVAVDNTTCTPLGQQPIALGADLVVASDTKALSGHGDLLLGHVSAADPVHAERIRAARTRGGAIPGPMETWLALRGLGTLDLRLARQAENARALAVALREHPTVRDVRWPGLADDPAHLLARTQMRRWNGVLRFTLPDVHAVSDFLARSTLVDSTTSFGGLRTAADRRARWGDAVPDGLVRLSCGVEDTDDLVADVLGALEAQ
- a CDS encoding NAD(P)H-dependent glycerol-3-phosphate dehydrogenase, whose translation is MSVGERPVNEPVHDIVRVAVLGAGSWGTSFAKVLGDAGREVRLWARRSEVAETVNRTRQNPDYLPGVELPDRLRATADPAEALDGVDAVVLAVPSQSLRANLERWRDLIPDGVTLTSLAKGVELGTLKRMTEVIDDVTGVGVDRLAVVSGPNLAAEIAHEQPTATVIACADHSRAVALQTACATGYFRAYTNTDVIGAELGGAGKNVIALAVGVASGMGLGDNSRASLITRGLAEMSRLGMALGASPLTFAGLAGMGDLVATCSSPLSRNRTFGEQIGRGATLAEAEQANHGQVAEGVKSCLSICELGERNGVELPIADAVRRVCHEGMTAPQMAKELISRAPKPE
- a CDS encoding NUDIX hydrolase, with amino-acid sequence MTFLSRLRTDGAEVDPAGLADVVAAGTVPYRRLPGGELQIALVHRPRYDDWTLPKGHQDPGESLTATALRETTEEARLDCRLGARLGHTTYQVPGRGRKVVHYWAAEAVGDHGFTANDETDALRWVSPAEATAQLTHGHDKRLVTRLAAAGVPSSTVVLVRHAKAGSRTAWEGDDDLRPLSGTGHTQAGKLAGFLPRFGPDRLFTAPPLRCGQTVAPFAGKSGLGSGRADDLPVEPLVGENGYWDDPDAGRARFRALAAQPGVTLISSQGGVIPDVVAELLAGAGVGGSGVGGSGGSGAGGPGSSSGSSGGVEVPSHKASTWLLGFDTEMNLLFADYYRRPSP
- the leuD gene encoding 3-isopropylmalate dehydratase small subunit, translated to MEKFDSHTGIGVPLRWSNVDTDQIIPAVYLKRVTRTGFDDGLFSAWRQDPSFVLNNEPFDRGSVLVAGPDFGTGSSREHAVWALMDYGFRVVISSRFADIFRGNSAKAGLVAAQVEQPDVELIWKKLENEPGTQVAVDLRERSVQAGDLTVAFTIDDYARWRLLEGLDDIGLTLRHEDAITAFEGTRPDRMPRTTV